In the genome of Geitlerinema sp. PCC 9228, one region contains:
- a CDS encoding ABC transporter ATP-binding protein, producing MHDSQPTNNPLLNVENVYAGYFKDLNILQGVNFSLYPGELVAVIGPNGAGKSTLAKAIFGLLIPQQGSITFKGENIAGWRPNQIVRQGMCYVPQISNVFPSLTVEENLEMGAFIRQDTLTPLKDRVYTMFDSLKKRRHQLAGTLSGGERQMLAMGRALMLEPDMMILDEPSAALAPILVNNVFEQILAINREGIGIMLVEQNARKALEMSHRGYVLESGSDRFSGPGRELLDNPKVGELYLGG from the coding sequence ATGCATGACTCCCAACCCACAAACAACCCATTACTAAACGTTGAAAATGTCTATGCCGGCTACTTCAAAGACCTCAACATTCTCCAAGGGGTCAATTTTTCCCTGTATCCGGGAGAACTGGTAGCCGTTATTGGTCCCAACGGGGCAGGAAAATCCACCCTCGCCAAAGCCATTTTTGGTCTTTTAATCCCCCAACAGGGCAGCATTACGTTCAAAGGAGAAAACATTGCCGGCTGGCGACCCAATCAAATCGTTCGCCAGGGCATGTGTTACGTTCCCCAAATTTCCAACGTATTTCCTTCTCTGACCGTAGAAGAAAATTTAGAAATGGGGGCCTTTATCCGCCAGGATACCCTCACCCCCCTCAAAGACCGGGTTTACACCATGTTCGATTCCTTAAAAAAACGTCGCCACCAACTGGCGGGTACCCTCTCTGGTGGCGAACGACAAATGTTGGCGATGGGACGGGCTTTGATGTTGGAGCCCGATATGATGATTTTGGACGAACCGTCCGCTGCCCTCGCACCAATTTTGGTGAACAATGTTTTCGAGCAGATTTTGGCCATCAACCGGGAAGGGATTGGCATTATGTTGGTGGAACAAAATGCCCGCAAAGCCCTAGAAATGTCCCATCGCGGTTACGTGTTGGAATCGGGTAGCGATCGCTTTTCCGGTCCGGGTCGCGAATTGCTCGACAATCCGAAAGTCGGCGAACTCTACCTAGGAGGATAG